A window of the Oncorhynchus mykiss isolate Arlee chromosome 15, USDA_OmykA_1.1, whole genome shotgun sequence genome harbors these coding sequences:
- the cbll1 gene encoding E3 ubiquitin-protein ligase Hakai isoform X1: MDQIDNDLQGTDGSGSLGGPDVRRRIPIKLISKPTIRSKPAPRTQRPMGRQPSKPQAGDEESFSFKQEERFDCGTKAGDVFSSQRKFPQQMFWDFKLNLIGEKDDIPAHFCDKCGLPIRIYGRMIPCKHVFCYECALLHEKKGDKMCPGMQLFSCTDPVQRIEQCLRGSLYMCSIVKGCKRTYLSQRDLQAHINHRHMRAAKALASRQDALHLPPSTEVPDRFRVPPPHLPKTQGHLPPPLQHGGHDPYGQPPPASHDAPPLSQETFRIATVTTRARSNLITVPIQDDSASSSTSSSRDPLPPGPGPAPPPHHHPGDYPGQPVVSHPHHMMAPPQQHYGPPPPPPPPINHPMQHPPQGSGTPHMVYNQAGPPPPMSNAPPPITPPPGHIMGQMPPYMNHPPPGPPPQHGGPPVNAPPPHHYNPNSMQQFPEDQGTLSPPFNQQGGLSPGMWPAPRGPPPPRMQGPPPQGQMPGPHHPDQSRYRPYYQ; this comes from the exons ATGGACCAAATTG ACAATGACCTGCAAGGCACGGACGGCTCGGGGAGTCTTGGGGGCCCTGATGTCCGCAGACGCATCCCCATCAAACTCATCTCCAAACCAACCATCAGGAGCAAACCTGCTCCCCGGACACAAAGACCCATGGGCAGGCAGCCCTCCAAACCCCAGGCCGGGGATGAAG AGAGTTTTAGCTTCAAGCAAGAGGAGAGGTTTGACTGTGGTACCAAGGCGGGGGATGTGTTTTCAAGTCAACGGAAGTTCCCCCAACAAATGTTTTGGGACTTTAAG TTGAATTTGATAGGTGAAAAGGATGACATTCCAGCACACTTTTGTGACAAGTGTGGTCTGCCCATAAGGATCTATGGACGCATG ATTCCATGCAAACATGTATTCTGTTATGAGTGTGCGTTGCTCCACGAGAAGAAGGGAGACAAGATGTGCCCAGG TATGCAGCTCTTCAGCTGCACAGACCCGGTCCAGCGCATCGAACAGTGTCTGCGTGGCTCCCTCTACATGTGCAGCATTGTGAAGGGCTGCAAGCGCACCTACCTTTCCCAGCGTGACCTGCAAGCCCACATCAACCACCGCCACATGAGGGCAGCCAAGGCTTTGGCAAGCCGCCAGGACGCCCTGCACCTTCCCCCATCCACAGAGGTTCCTGACCGCTTCCGCGTGCCCCCGCCTCACCTGCCCAAGACCCAAGGGCACCTCCCGCCCCCTCTCCAACACGGGGGTCATGACCCCTACGGTCAGCCACCACCGGCTTCCCATGATGCACCACCTCTTTCCCAGGAGACCTTCCGCATTGCCACCGTAACTACACGCGCACGCAGCAACCTCATCACCGTGCCAATCCAGGATGACTCCGcttcttcctccacctcttcctcccgTGACCCTCTCCCTCCTGGCCCGGGCCCTGCtccacccccacaccaccatccTGGGGACTACCCTGGTCAGCCTGTAGTGTCCCATCCCCACCACATGATGGCACCACCTCAACAGCACTAcggccctccacctcctccccctccacccatcAACCACCCCATGCAGCACCCGCCCCAGGGCTCTGGGACACCCCACATGGTGTACAACCAGGCCGGCCCTCCCCCGCCTATGTCCAACGCACCCCCTCCCATTACCCCCCCGCCAGGACACATCATGGGTCAGATGCCCCCCTACATGAACCACCCTCCTCCAGGCCCCCCACCTCAACACGGTGGTCCTCCAGTCAACGCCCCCCCTCCCCACCACTATAACCCTAACTCCATGCAGCAATTCCCTGAGGACCAGGGCACACTCAGTCCCCCTTTTAACCAGCAAGGGGGTCTGAGCCCTGGGATGTGGCCTGCCCCTAGAGGGCCTCCTCCTCCAAGGATGCAGGGCCCCCCACCTCAGGGCCAGATGCCTGGACCCCATCACCCCGATCAGTCTCGCTACCGCCCTTATTATCAGTAA
- the cbll1 gene encoding E3 ubiquitin-protein ligase Hakai isoform X2, with protein sequence MTPDNDLQGTDGSGSLGGPDVRRRIPIKLISKPTIRSKPAPRTQRPMGRQPSKPQAGDEESFSFKQEERFDCGTKAGDVFSSQRKFPQQMFWDFKLNLIGEKDDIPAHFCDKCGLPIRIYGRMIPCKHVFCYECALLHEKKGDKMCPGMQLFSCTDPVQRIEQCLRGSLYMCSIVKGCKRTYLSQRDLQAHINHRHMRAAKALASRQDALHLPPSTEVPDRFRVPPPHLPKTQGHLPPPLQHGGHDPYGQPPPASHDAPPLSQETFRIATVTTRARSNLITVPIQDDSASSSTSSSRDPLPPGPGPAPPPHHHPGDYPGQPVVSHPHHMMAPPQQHYGPPPPPPPPINHPMQHPPQGSGTPHMVYNQAGPPPPMSNAPPPITPPPGHIMGQMPPYMNHPPPGPPPQHGGPPVNAPPPHHYNPNSMQQFPEDQGTLSPPFNQQGGLSPGMWPAPRGPPPPRMQGPPPQGQMPGPHHPDQSRYRPYYQ encoded by the exons ATGACTCCAG ACAATGACCTGCAAGGCACGGACGGCTCGGGGAGTCTTGGGGGCCCTGATGTCCGCAGACGCATCCCCATCAAACTCATCTCCAAACCAACCATCAGGAGCAAACCTGCTCCCCGGACACAAAGACCCATGGGCAGGCAGCCCTCCAAACCCCAGGCCGGGGATGAAG AGAGTTTTAGCTTCAAGCAAGAGGAGAGGTTTGACTGTGGTACCAAGGCGGGGGATGTGTTTTCAAGTCAACGGAAGTTCCCCCAACAAATGTTTTGGGACTTTAAG TTGAATTTGATAGGTGAAAAGGATGACATTCCAGCACACTTTTGTGACAAGTGTGGTCTGCCCATAAGGATCTATGGACGCATG ATTCCATGCAAACATGTATTCTGTTATGAGTGTGCGTTGCTCCACGAGAAGAAGGGAGACAAGATGTGCCCAGG TATGCAGCTCTTCAGCTGCACAGACCCGGTCCAGCGCATCGAACAGTGTCTGCGTGGCTCCCTCTACATGTGCAGCATTGTGAAGGGCTGCAAGCGCACCTACCTTTCCCAGCGTGACCTGCAAGCCCACATCAACCACCGCCACATGAGGGCAGCCAAGGCTTTGGCAAGCCGCCAGGACGCCCTGCACCTTCCCCCATCCACAGAGGTTCCTGACCGCTTCCGCGTGCCCCCGCCTCACCTGCCCAAGACCCAAGGGCACCTCCCGCCCCCTCTCCAACACGGGGGTCATGACCCCTACGGTCAGCCACCACCGGCTTCCCATGATGCACCACCTCTTTCCCAGGAGACCTTCCGCATTGCCACCGTAACTACACGCGCACGCAGCAACCTCATCACCGTGCCAATCCAGGATGACTCCGcttcttcctccacctcttcctcccgTGACCCTCTCCCTCCTGGCCCGGGCCCTGCtccacccccacaccaccatccTGGGGACTACCCTGGTCAGCCTGTAGTGTCCCATCCCCACCACATGATGGCACCACCTCAACAGCACTAcggccctccacctcctccccctccacccatcAACCACCCCATGCAGCACCCGCCCCAGGGCTCTGGGACACCCCACATGGTGTACAACCAGGCCGGCCCTCCCCCGCCTATGTCCAACGCACCCCCTCCCATTACCCCCCCGCCAGGACACATCATGGGTCAGATGCCCCCCTACATGAACCACCCTCCTCCAGGCCCCCCACCTCAACACGGTGGTCCTCCAGTCAACGCCCCCCCTCCCCACCACTATAACCCTAACTCCATGCAGCAATTCCCTGAGGACCAGGGCACACTCAGTCCCCCTTTTAACCAGCAAGGGGGTCTGAGCCCTGGGATGTGGCCTGCCCCTAGAGGGCCTCCTCCTCCAAGGATGCAGGGCCCCCCACCTCAGGGCCAGATGCCTGGACCCCATCACCCCGATCAGTCTCGCTACCGCCCTTATTATCAGTAA